In Musa acuminata AAA Group cultivar baxijiao chromosome BXJ2-3, Cavendish_Baxijiao_AAA, whole genome shotgun sequence, the following proteins share a genomic window:
- the LOC103979775 gene encoding photosystem II D1 precursor processing protein PSB27-H2, chloroplastic isoform X1 gives MVVSLSLMRFSYYCSSEVIERKSRCLSYRPQSRSTAISASRDILLGRRLAVISSGASLVLVSSMSCGLAALPIKAEEEKNLADQKDEGDGGVFGTIKSIFDPNEKTKAGKLLPKAYLKSVREVVKTLRESLEEDTRDVSKFRRTADAAKESIRQYLSSWKGQPAVVAEESYVAIEKAIRSLASFYSKAGPFATMTEEVKASILNDLKTAEDCL, from the exons atggtggttTCTCTTTCCTTGATGCGATTTTCCTATTATTGCTCCTCAGAAGTGATTGAAAGAAAGTCTCGATGCCTCTCTT ACCGACCTCAATCGAGGAGCACTGCCATCTCAGCTTCCCGAGATATTCTGCTTGGAAGGCGGCTTGCTGTGATCAGCAGTGGAGCCTCACTGGTCTTGGTTTCAAGCATGAGTTGTGGCCTCGCTGCATTACCTATCAAggcagaagaagagaagaatctGGCCGATCAAAAGGATGAGGGCGATGGTGGTGTTTTTGGCACTATCAAGTCCATATTTGACCCCAATGAGAAAACCAAAGCAGGAAAGTTACTGCCAAAGGCCTACCTGAAGTCTGTAAGGGAAGTGGTGAAGACACTTCGAGAGTCATTAGAGGAGGATACAAGAGATGTTTCCAAGTTTAGAAGGACTGCTGATGCCGCAAAGGAGTCAATCAGACAGTACTTGAGCAGTTGGAAGGGACAGCCAGCAGTTGTAGCTGAG GAATCATATGTTGCAATTGAGAAAGCTATAAGATCACTGGCCAGTTTCTACTCAAAAGCAGGGCCCTTTGCCACCATGACAGAAGAGGTTAAAGCAAGTATTCTGAATGACTTGAAGACCGCAGAGGATTGTCTGTAA
- the LOC135608523 gene encoding E3 ubiquitin ligase PQT3-like isoform X1, producing MAVYYKFKSAKDYDSIPIEGQFISLANLKERIFEIKLFGKGTDFDLMISNAQNNEEYVDEGAMIPKNTSVLIRRVPGRPRKPIVTGIEETKVVEDKVEDLPPSSSMLVGDSSTTKYPEEYEWDEFGNDLYAVPEVNPAQASNPVLDVSPANMVDEDSKIKALIDTPALDWNRQTQEGYGSGRGFGRGSGSRMMGGRGFGRGMLERKTPPAGYVCHRCKVPGHFIQHCPTNGDPNYDIKRVKPPTGIPKSMLMATPDGSYALPSGAAAVLKPNEAAFEKEIEGLPTTRPVSDLPPELRCPLCKEVMKDAVLTSKCCFRSFCDKCIRDYIITKLMCICGATNILADDLLPNKTLRETISRILESTTSSTENAGSLVQVQDMESARPLQPKVPSPTYSVASKDEPMQHTVEQSSHMKEGEVASEVKATNNDMNSSDKKAIINTPASEDVPESLSMKGPKSFESAPVPEDAQEKQLAGEQAKKKKKKKARLPGTAADMQWRSYQDLGAENYGMPLPPPGYNPHWSGGMPMGVDGYMAPFGGAMPFMGYTPGPFDIPYGGGIFPQDPYVAQGFMMPAVPRDLSELNMGSMGMNQNQGPSGMSRDDFGARKAADLRRKREMERLRERERAQSKDRDARRESSSMNDASSSSMRTKPTATSQSDRSDRHRDRERDRSEKTASVDRHGPPRDPPRHSPPRPRQRKAADHDEPLSDAERKHKASVFSRISFPDPGEGTNKKKKKPSSSELPPRNGLKEPTSHKTGPEGHRDEPKGGKSSSTSTRKGGSGYDHDSSEEEYHFKRRPSSSSRREATKADHREEVAPRPSKRSREREPHERGGRERAHGHERPASRRR from the exons ATGGCTGTGTATTATAAGTTTAAAAGTGCCAAAGATTATGATTCTATTCCCATTGAGGGGCAATTCATATCTCTTGCCAATTTGaaagaaagaatttttgaaatcAAGCTATTTGGAAAGGGCACGGATTTCGACCTCATGATCTCTAATGCACAGAATAATGAAG AATATGTAGACGAAGGAGCTATGATACCCAAAAACACATCGGTTTTGATTCGTCGGGTCCCAGGGCGGCCACGGAAGCCTATTGTTACCGGAATAGAAGA GACAAAAGTTGTTGAGGATAAGGTGGAAGATCTTCCACCATCGAGCAGCATGTTGGTTGGTGATTCATCtacaaccaaatat CCTGAAGAATATGAATGGGATGAGTTTGGGAATGATTTGTATGCCGTTCCTGAAGTTAATCCTGCTCAGGCAAGTAATCCTGTTTTAGATGTTTCTCCTGCTAACATGGTCGACGAGGATAGCAAGATTAAGGCTCTAATTGATACGCCTGCCCTTGACTGGAATCG TCAAACACAAGAAGGTTATGGTTCTGGAAGAGGTTTCGGAAGGGGAAGCGGCAGCAGGATGATGGGTGGTCGTGGTTTTG GCCGAGGCATGCTTGAACGTAAGACACCCCCAGCAGGCTATGTCTGTCATAGATGCAAAGTGCCTG GCCACTTTATCCAGCACTGCCCTACGAATGGAGACCCTAACTATGACATCAAAAGGGTGAAACCTCCAACTGGAATTCCTAAATCAATGTTGATGGCAACTCCTGATGGCTCCTATGCGTTGCCAAGTGGTGCAGCTGCTGTTCTGAAGCCAAACGA GGCTGCATTTGAAAAAGAAATTGAGGGTTTACCTACCACTCGTCCTGTCAGTGATCTTCCACCAGAATTGCGTTGCCCATTATGTAAAGAGGTGATGAAAGATGCTGTGTTAACTAGCAAGTGTTGTTTCCGGAGTTTCTGTGACAAAT GCATTAGAGACTACATAATTACAAAGCTGATGTGTATATGTGGGGCTACAAATATATTGGCGGATGACCTTCTTCCAAATAAAACTCTCAGAGAAACAATCAGTCGGATATTGGAATCAACGACTAGTAGCACCGAAAATGCTGGAAGCCTGGTACAGGTCCAAG ATATGGAATCAGCTCGTCCTTTACAGCCAAAAGTTCCCTCTCCTACTTATTCTGTTGCTTCCAAAGATGAACCTATGCAGCACACCGTGGAGCAATCTTCTCATATGAAGGAAGGTGAAGTTGCAAGTGAAGTAAAGGCTACAAACAATGATATGAATTCTTCGGATAAGAAAGCCATTATAAATACTCCTGCATCTGAAGACGTGCCTGAATCTTTGAGTATGAAGGGACCAAAGTCATTTGAGAGTGCTCCAGTGCCTGAAGATGCTCAAGAAAAGCAACTTGCTGGAGAGCAAG caaagaaaaagaagaagaaaaaggcacGTCTCCCTGGCACTG CTGCTGATATGCAATGGAGATCCTACCAGGATCTTGGAGCTGAAAATTATGGGATGCCTTTGCCTCCTCCTGGCTACAATCCACACTGGTCTGGTGGAATGCCTATGGGAGTTGATGGCTACATGGCTCCTTTCGGCGGCGCAATGCCGTTTATGGGTTATACGCCAGGGCCCTTTGATATTCCTTATGGTGGGGGAATTTTTCCACAAGATCCATATGTGGCGCAAGGTTTTATGATGCCAGCAGTTCCAAG GGATTTATCAGAGTTGAACATGGGTAGTATGGGCATGAATCAGAATCAGGGGCCTTCAGGCATGAGCAGAGATGACTTTGGGGCTAGGAAAGCCGCCGATCTAAGACGCAAGCGTGAGATGGAGCGACTTCGTGAAAG GGAGAGGGCGCAGTCCAAGGATAGGGACGCAAGAAGGGAATCGAGCAGCATGAatgatgcttcttcttcttccatgagAACAAAGCCT ACGGCAACGTCCCAGTCCGACCGGTCAGACCGCCATCGGGACCGGGAGCGGGACCGGTCTGAGAAGACAGCAAGCGTGGACCGCCATGGACCGCCCCGCGACCCCCCTCGGCACTCGCCACCGCGGCCCCGACAGAGGAAGGCCGCGGACCACGACGAGCCGCTCTCCGACGCTGAGCGGAAGCATAAGGCCAGCGTCTTCTCCCGCATCAGCTTCCCGGACCCCGGCGAGGGGaccaataagaagaagaagaagccctcCTCGTCCGAGCTCCCACCGAGGAACGGACTGAAGGAACCGACGAGCCACAAGACCGGGCCAGAGGGGCACCGCGACGAGCCCAAGGGCGGGAAGAGCTCATCGACGAGCACGAGGAAGGGAGGCAGCGGGTACGATCACGATTCGAGCGAGGAGGAGTACCACTTCAAGCGGAGACCTTCGTCTTCGTCGAGGAGGGAGGCGACGAAGGCGGACCACCGGGAGGAGGTGGCTCCCCGGCCATCGAAACGTTCCCGGGAGCGCGAGCCTCATGAACGGGGTGGTAGGGAACGTGCTCACGGCCACGAGCGTCCTGCAAGCAGGCGTAGATGA
- the LOC135608523 gene encoding E3 ubiquitin ligase PQT3-like isoform X2, with the protein MAVYYKFKSAKDYDSIPIEGQFISLANLKERIFEIKLFGKGTDFDLMISNAQNNEEYVDEGAMIPKNTSVLIRRVPGRPRKPIVTGIEETKVVEDKVEDLPPSSSMLVGDSSTTKYPEEYEWDEFGNDLYAVPEVNPAQASNPVLDVSPANMVDEDSKIKALIDTPALDWNRQTQEGYGSGRGFGRGSGSRMMGGRGFGRGMLERKTPPAGYVCHRCKVPGHFIQHCPTNGDPNYDIKRVKPPTGIPKSMLMATPDGSYALPSGAAAVLKPNEAAFEKEIEGLPTTRPVSDLPPELRCPLCKEVMKDAVLTSKCCFRSFCDKCIRDYIITKLMCICGATNILADDLLPNKTLRETISRILESTTSSTENAGSLVQVQDMESARPLQPKVPSPTYSVASKDEPMQHTVEQSSHMKEGEVASEVKATNNDMNSSDKKAIINTPASEDVPESLSMKGPKSFESAPVPEDAQEKQLAGEQAADMQWRSYQDLGAENYGMPLPPPGYNPHWSGGMPMGVDGYMAPFGGAMPFMGYTPGPFDIPYGGGIFPQDPYVAQGFMMPAVPRDLSELNMGSMGMNQNQGPSGMSRDDFGARKAADLRRKREMERLRERERAQSKDRDARRESSSMNDASSSSMRTKPTATSQSDRSDRHRDRERDRSEKTASVDRHGPPRDPPRHSPPRPRQRKAADHDEPLSDAERKHKASVFSRISFPDPGEGTNKKKKKPSSSELPPRNGLKEPTSHKTGPEGHRDEPKGGKSSSTSTRKGGSGYDHDSSEEEYHFKRRPSSSSRREATKADHREEVAPRPSKRSREREPHERGGRERAHGHERPASRRR; encoded by the exons ATGGCTGTGTATTATAAGTTTAAAAGTGCCAAAGATTATGATTCTATTCCCATTGAGGGGCAATTCATATCTCTTGCCAATTTGaaagaaagaatttttgaaatcAAGCTATTTGGAAAGGGCACGGATTTCGACCTCATGATCTCTAATGCACAGAATAATGAAG AATATGTAGACGAAGGAGCTATGATACCCAAAAACACATCGGTTTTGATTCGTCGGGTCCCAGGGCGGCCACGGAAGCCTATTGTTACCGGAATAGAAGA GACAAAAGTTGTTGAGGATAAGGTGGAAGATCTTCCACCATCGAGCAGCATGTTGGTTGGTGATTCATCtacaaccaaatat CCTGAAGAATATGAATGGGATGAGTTTGGGAATGATTTGTATGCCGTTCCTGAAGTTAATCCTGCTCAGGCAAGTAATCCTGTTTTAGATGTTTCTCCTGCTAACATGGTCGACGAGGATAGCAAGATTAAGGCTCTAATTGATACGCCTGCCCTTGACTGGAATCG TCAAACACAAGAAGGTTATGGTTCTGGAAGAGGTTTCGGAAGGGGAAGCGGCAGCAGGATGATGGGTGGTCGTGGTTTTG GCCGAGGCATGCTTGAACGTAAGACACCCCCAGCAGGCTATGTCTGTCATAGATGCAAAGTGCCTG GCCACTTTATCCAGCACTGCCCTACGAATGGAGACCCTAACTATGACATCAAAAGGGTGAAACCTCCAACTGGAATTCCTAAATCAATGTTGATGGCAACTCCTGATGGCTCCTATGCGTTGCCAAGTGGTGCAGCTGCTGTTCTGAAGCCAAACGA GGCTGCATTTGAAAAAGAAATTGAGGGTTTACCTACCACTCGTCCTGTCAGTGATCTTCCACCAGAATTGCGTTGCCCATTATGTAAAGAGGTGATGAAAGATGCTGTGTTAACTAGCAAGTGTTGTTTCCGGAGTTTCTGTGACAAAT GCATTAGAGACTACATAATTACAAAGCTGATGTGTATATGTGGGGCTACAAATATATTGGCGGATGACCTTCTTCCAAATAAAACTCTCAGAGAAACAATCAGTCGGATATTGGAATCAACGACTAGTAGCACCGAAAATGCTGGAAGCCTGGTACAGGTCCAAG ATATGGAATCAGCTCGTCCTTTACAGCCAAAAGTTCCCTCTCCTACTTATTCTGTTGCTTCCAAAGATGAACCTATGCAGCACACCGTGGAGCAATCTTCTCATATGAAGGAAGGTGAAGTTGCAAGTGAAGTAAAGGCTACAAACAATGATATGAATTCTTCGGATAAGAAAGCCATTATAAATACTCCTGCATCTGAAGACGTGCCTGAATCTTTGAGTATGAAGGGACCAAAGTCATTTGAGAGTGCTCCAGTGCCTGAAGATGCTCAAGAAAAGCAACTTGCTGGAGAGCAAG CTGCTGATATGCAATGGAGATCCTACCAGGATCTTGGAGCTGAAAATTATGGGATGCCTTTGCCTCCTCCTGGCTACAATCCACACTGGTCTGGTGGAATGCCTATGGGAGTTGATGGCTACATGGCTCCTTTCGGCGGCGCAATGCCGTTTATGGGTTATACGCCAGGGCCCTTTGATATTCCTTATGGTGGGGGAATTTTTCCACAAGATCCATATGTGGCGCAAGGTTTTATGATGCCAGCAGTTCCAAG GGATTTATCAGAGTTGAACATGGGTAGTATGGGCATGAATCAGAATCAGGGGCCTTCAGGCATGAGCAGAGATGACTTTGGGGCTAGGAAAGCCGCCGATCTAAGACGCAAGCGTGAGATGGAGCGACTTCGTGAAAG GGAGAGGGCGCAGTCCAAGGATAGGGACGCAAGAAGGGAATCGAGCAGCATGAatgatgcttcttcttcttccatgagAACAAAGCCT ACGGCAACGTCCCAGTCCGACCGGTCAGACCGCCATCGGGACCGGGAGCGGGACCGGTCTGAGAAGACAGCAAGCGTGGACCGCCATGGACCGCCCCGCGACCCCCCTCGGCACTCGCCACCGCGGCCCCGACAGAGGAAGGCCGCGGACCACGACGAGCCGCTCTCCGACGCTGAGCGGAAGCATAAGGCCAGCGTCTTCTCCCGCATCAGCTTCCCGGACCCCGGCGAGGGGaccaataagaagaagaagaagccctcCTCGTCCGAGCTCCCACCGAGGAACGGACTGAAGGAACCGACGAGCCACAAGACCGGGCCAGAGGGGCACCGCGACGAGCCCAAGGGCGGGAAGAGCTCATCGACGAGCACGAGGAAGGGAGGCAGCGGGTACGATCACGATTCGAGCGAGGAGGAGTACCACTTCAAGCGGAGACCTTCGTCTTCGTCGAGGAGGGAGGCGACGAAGGCGGACCACCGGGAGGAGGTGGCTCCCCGGCCATCGAAACGTTCCCGGGAGCGCGAGCCTCATGAACGGGGTGGTAGGGAACGTGCTCACGGCCACGAGCGTCCTGCAAGCAGGCGTAGATGA
- the LOC135606615 gene encoding late embryogenesis abundant protein D-34-like, giving the protein MSQNQPRRPGQSQDRPTRCGDVLPVAGGHAGEAITPRAADMMPSAENRVLGRTPNDGPASGMESAATRNKQRGVVSNAPGLQDVSVTQTDIPGSPGQRLVTKFVAGQAVGQYVIYRGEGGDDQGGGGCSVAMWTDKVTIGEALEATATTAGDKTVEASDAAAIQAAEATATGVNAVMPGGVAAAAQAAAAANASRDRNDDKTRLGQVVKVTTIHKT; this is encoded by the exons ATGAGTCAGAACCAACCCCGGCGGCCTGGTCAGAGCCAGGACCGGCCGACAAGATGCGGCGACGTGTTACCGGTGGCCGGAGGCCACGCCGGCGAAGCCATCACCCCGAGGGCCGCGGACATGATGCCGTCGGCCGAGAACAGGGTGCTGGGGCGGACCCCCAACGACGGCCCCGCTTCCGGCATGGAGTCGGCTGCCACGCGGAACAAACAGCGTGGCGTCGTGAGCAATGCCCCCGGACTGCAGGACGTGTCCGTCACCCAGACCGACATCCCCGGCAGCCCCGGCCAACGCCTCGTGACCAAATTCGTCGCCGGCCAG GCAGTGGGCCAGTATGTGATCTACAGAGGAGAGGGAGGTGACGACCAGGGTGGCGGTGGATGCTCCGTGGCGATGTGGACTGACAAGGTAACAATCGGGGAGGCACTGGAGGCGACTGCCACGACCGCCGGCGACAAGACGGTCGAGGCGAGCGACGCCGCCGCGATCCAAGCTGCCGAGGCGACCGCCACGGGCGTGAACGCAGTCATGCCGGGCGGTGTCGCCGCAGCTGCGCAGGCGGCTGCCGCGGCCAACGCCTCGAGGGATCGCAACGACGACAAAACCAGGCTCGGCCAAGTTGTCAAGGTAACGACTATCCACAAGACTTAA
- the LOC135608522 gene encoding transcription repressor OFP12-like yields the protein MFGESLYRCFSGFRHASHSAPLPASQNAPTSSSSCDSPVVFKNFNSLYDPASDSETLSLTLPSSAVAAAAAGSSFTSSCDAPDDDGGGGGGGSCPSERDLFSAIASRRLLPASPGRSNSIVDSAAVAVGAGTGVPVPTYSPDPYRDFRRSMEEMVVALGLDARDHRAHLHELLLCYLALNRKHAHKYIVSAFADLLLALASTPAVDKA from the coding sequence atgtttggCGAAAGCCTGTATCGGTGCTTCTCTGGCTTCCGCCACGCTTCTCATTCTGCTCCTCTCCCGGCTTCCCAAAATGCCcccacctcctcttcctcgtgCGACTCTCCCGTCGTCTTTAAGAACTTTAATTCACTGTATGACCCCGCCTCAGACTCCGAGACGCTCTCCCTGACTCTTCCCTCCTCCgccgtcgccgctgccgctgcaggcTCCTCTTTCACGTCCTCCTGCGACGCCCCcgacgacgacggcggcggcggcggcggcggctcctGCCCCTCGGAGCGCGACCTCTTCTCCGCCATCGCGTCCCGCCGCCTTCTCCCGGCGTCCCCGGGCCGGTCCAACTCCATCGTGGACTCCGCGGCGGTCGCCGTCGGGGCCGGGACCGGGGTCCCCGTGCCCACCTACTCGCCCGACCCGTACCGGGACTTCCGCCGGTCGATGGAGGAGATGGTGGTGGCGCTGGGCCTGGACGCCCGGGACCACCGTGCCCACCTCCACGAGCTCCTGCTCTGCTACCTCGCACTCAACCGGAAACACGCCCACAAGTACATCGTCAGCGCCTTCGCCGacctcctcctcgccctcgcctCCACCCCCGCCGTCGACAAGGCCTGA
- the LOC103979775 gene encoding photosystem II D1 precursor processing protein PSB27-H2, chloroplastic isoform X2 has protein sequence MPLLADRPQSRSTAISASRDILLGRRLAVISSGASLVLVSSMSCGLAALPIKAEEEKNLADQKDEGDGGVFGTIKSIFDPNEKTKAGKLLPKAYLKSVREVVKTLRESLEEDTRDVSKFRRTADAAKESIRQYLSSWKGQPAVVAEESYVAIEKAIRSLASFYSKAGPFATMTEEVKASILNDLKTAEDCL, from the exons ATGCCTCTCTT AGCAGACCGACCTCAATCGAGGAGCACTGCCATCTCAGCTTCCCGAGATATTCTGCTTGGAAGGCGGCTTGCTGTGATCAGCAGTGGAGCCTCACTGGTCTTGGTTTCAAGCATGAGTTGTGGCCTCGCTGCATTACCTATCAAggcagaagaagagaagaatctGGCCGATCAAAAGGATGAGGGCGATGGTGGTGTTTTTGGCACTATCAAGTCCATATTTGACCCCAATGAGAAAACCAAAGCAGGAAAGTTACTGCCAAAGGCCTACCTGAAGTCTGTAAGGGAAGTGGTGAAGACACTTCGAGAGTCATTAGAGGAGGATACAAGAGATGTTTCCAAGTTTAGAAGGACTGCTGATGCCGCAAAGGAGTCAATCAGACAGTACTTGAGCAGTTGGAAGGGACAGCCAGCAGTTGTAGCTGAG GAATCATATGTTGCAATTGAGAAAGCTATAAGATCACTGGCCAGTTTCTACTCAAAAGCAGGGCCCTTTGCCACCATGACAGAAGAGGTTAAAGCAAGTATTCTGAATGACTTGAAGACCGCAGAGGATTGTCTGTAA